In Ogataea parapolymorpha DL-1 chromosome I, whole genome shotgun sequence, the following are encoded in one genomic region:
- a CDS encoding Second and third steps of methylation pathway for phosphatidylcholine biosynthesis: MDYVDKFKDIYWDLAKDIDFNSKKIQTSIFFVVFNPLYWNFGARLEYNTKLLSKLAFGSKLLAVYAFSLTVFTLGLIRDHIYRDAILDQPTSPLLDTPLVKAIGALLFATGSVFVSTSMYKLGIVGTYLGDHFGFLKDERITDFPFSVLDNPMYDGSTLCFLGTALWYGKASGVFISGLVYAMYQLVELIEEPFTAKIYSKRDEQKKAN, translated from the coding sequence ATGGATTACGTCGACAAATTCAAGGACATTTACTGGGACCTCGCCAAGGACATCGActtcaactccaagaagatccagaCGTCGATATTCTTTGTGGTGTTCAACCCATTGTACTGGAACTTTGGTGCCAGACTCGAGTACAACACAAAACTGCTGTCCAAGCTGGCTTTTGGCAGCAAGTTGCTTGCCGTGTATGCGTTCTCCTTGACCGTCTTCACCCTCGGTTTGATTAGAGACCACATCTACAGAGACGCTATTCTGGACCAGCCGACCTCTCCGTTGCTGGACACGCCGCTTGTTAAGGCTATTGGGGCACTGCTGTTTGCAACCGGCTCTGTCTTTGTCTCCACCTCCATGTATAAACTAGGAATTGTGGGAACTTACCTCGGAGACCACTTTGGCTTCCTCAAAGACGAGAGAATCACCGATTTCCCATTCAGCGTGCTCGACAACCCAATGTACGACGGATCCACTCTGTGTTTCCTGGGAACAGCATTGTGGTACGGCAAGGCCTCGGGAGTGTTTATTTCCGGTCTTGTCTACGCCATGTAccagcttgttgaactgATAGAGGAGCCCTTCACCGCCAAGATCTACTCGAAGCGGGATGAGCAGAAAAAGGCTAACTAG
- a CDS encoding Protein URA2, whose product MSVKFSNPISPPMESTGDTLITLETQDGVALQGYSFGAEKAVAGELVFQTGMVGYPESITDPSYEGQILVITYPLVGNYGVPDRQLMDEVVEKLPKYFESNRIHVAGLVVAHYTEEYSHYLAKSSLGQWLKSEGIPAIYGVDTRALTKKLRQDGSTLGRLCLQKPGTSVSECMDPQTWKDNFVVPEWVDPNTQNLVAVVSTKEPVVYDPPKEVARVGPDGKVIRIVAVDVGMKYNQIRCFVNRGVSLKVVPWDYDFTNEEYDGLFISNGPGDPSVMTDVVEKLRKCLEEAKTPIFGICLGHQLMARASGASTLKLKFGNRGHNIPCTSTISGKCYITSQNHGYAVDTDTLTPGWKELFVNANDGSNEGIYHTEKPFFSVQFHPESTPGPRDTEFLFDTFIQTVIEFKSSKKLKAVEFPGGKIDENRALHPRVNAKKVLVLGSGGLSIGQAGEFDYSGSQAIKALKEEGIYTILINPNIATIQTSKGLADKVYFLPVTPEFVRKVIKHERPDAIYCTFGGQTALNVGIQLKDEFESLGVKVLGTPIDTIITTEDRELFARSMDEIGEKCAKSQTASSIDEALAAVKEIGFPVIVRAAYALGGLGSGFADNEQELMDLCQKAFAASPQVLVEKSMKGWKEVEYEVVRDAFDNCITVCNMENFDPLGIHTGDSIVVAPSQTLSDEDYNMLRTTAVNVIRHLGVVGECNIQYALNPLSEEYCIIEVNARLSRSSALASKATGYPLAYTAAKLGLNIPLNEIKNSVTKSTCSCFEPSLDYCVVKIPRWDLKKFTRVSTLLSSSMKSVGEVMSIGRTFEEAIQKAIRSTDYHNIGFNKTEALMSIDIDSELQTPSDQRLFAIANAMSEGYTVDKIHKLTNIDRWFLNKLEGLVKYADKIASYGVKEKLPASILKQAKQLGFEDRQIAKFLNSNEVAIRRLRKEHGIVPFVKQIDTVAAEFPAYTNYLYMTYNADSSDVDFNDNGVMVLGSGVYRIGSSVEFDWCAVRAIRTLREQGFKTIMVNYNPETVSTDYDEADRLYFETINLERVLDIYELEKSSGIIISMGGQTSNNIALPLHRQNVKILGTSPEMIDSAENRYKFSRMLDKIGVDQPAWKELTSIQEAEEFAEKVTYPVLVRPSYVLSGAAMNTVYSKADLASYLSQAVEVSPDYPVVLTKYIENAKEIEMDAVAKDGKLIMHVVAEHVENAGVHSGDATLIVPPQDLDKETVSRIVEATSKIGKALDVTGPFNIQFIAKNNEIKVIECNVRASRSFPFNSKVVGTDMIEMATKAIMDIPVKPYPGEKLPDDYCAVKVPQFSFSRLSGADPVLGVEMASTGEVACFGHNKYEAYLKSLISTGFQLPKKNILLSIGSFKEKQELLPSIKKLYELGYNLFATAGTADFIQEHGVPVKYLELLTDREDDKQKAEYSLTQHLANNLIDLYINLPSANRFRRPASYVSKGYRTRRMAVDYAVPLVTNVKNAKLLIEAIARNLSLEVSNIDAQTSHKTVELPGLISISTFVPSFESDSASANIEAVTKAALAAGFTLTSISPVTDSGSFIVDARTLARAHELAQDSTYTDFSFGVAATEENPTQIQHVSSLTSYLLVRSEEFLKNKIASTSAHFGVWPEKEPIVTDTKTTDLASVLLLASLYNRQIHVTNVTSKDDLALITMSKGKGLQVSCDVSVYSLFVSQEEYPGATFLPTKEDQKALWDNLDSVDCFSVGETPSLLAQHVGQPVTAAIGIADTLPLLLSAVAEDKLTFEDIVAKLHDNPIKIFNLRDNESMIEVDVDRAMSSLKTKRSVWSPFQSKNLKGAVERVHMNGQTVCLEGEFVVAEALGRENAFLVQHPSSLAGTPAVAEAQLAASPATTTRRASRYSFDGARRSTLIDSLKDTSAISESHEGPTGADLVSSMPPRELSLPNAIISYIKGDNPFLRNSVLSVNQVSRYHLHALFAVAQEMRLAVEREGVLDVLKGRVLTTAFFEPSTRTASSFNAAMQRLGGRVVSISEQGSSVKKGETLQDTIRTMACYSDAIVLRHPSEESADIAAKYSPVPIINGGNGSREHPTQAFLDLFTIREELGTVNGITVTFMGDLKYGRPVHSLCKLLQHYQVRIQLVSPPELRLPENMRKKLADSGMLVGESTELTKEIIAKSDVLYCTRVQQERFADKEQYERLKDSYAVDNRILAHAKQHMCVMHPLPRVNEIKEEVDFDQRAAYFRQMRYGLFVRMALLAMVIGIDF is encoded by the coding sequence ATGTCTGTGAAGTTTTCCAATCCAATCTCTCCGCCAATGGAGAGTACTGGAGACACTCTCATCACCCTGGAGACCCAGGATGGTGTTGCATTGCAAGGATATTCCTTCGGTGCTGAGAAGGCAGTTGCTGGTGAACTTGTCTTCCAGACCGGTATGGTGGGATATCCAGAGTCGATCACTGATCCTTCGTACGAGGGTCAGATTCTTGTCATTACCTATCCTTTGGTGGGTAATTATGGTGTTCCAGACCGCCAATTAATGGAtgaggttgttgagaagctgcCAAAGTACTTTGAGTCCAACAGAATCCATGTTGCCGGTCTAGTTGTCGCTCATTATACTGAGGAATATTCTCACTACCTTGCGAAATCCTCTCTAGGCCAATGGTTGAAGAGCGAGGGTATTCCTGCCATCTACGGTGTCGATACTAGAGCTTTGACCAAGAAACTTAGACAAGACGGTTCCACTCTCGGTAGACTGTGTTTGCAGAAGCCAGGCACGAGCGTTTCCGAGTGCATGGACCCTCAGACCTGGAAAGACAATTTTGTTGTTCCTGAGTGGGTGGATCCTAACACGCAGAACCTGGTTGCTGTTGTTTCCACCAAGGAGCCTGTGGTTTACGATCCGCCTAAGGAGGTGGCCAGAGTGGGTCCGGACGGCAAGGTGATCAGAATCGTTGCTGTCGACGTGGGTATGAAGTACAACCAGATCAGATGCTTTGTGAACCGCGGTGTCTCGCTCAAGGTGGTGCCATGGGACTACGACTTCACCAACGAGGAGTACGATGGTTTGTTCATTTCCAACGGTCCTGGCGATCCGTCTGTCATGACCGACGTTGtcgagaaattgagaaagtgtctcgaggaggccaagacgCCGATTTTCGGGATTTGTCTCGGCCACCAGCTGATGGCCAGAGCCTCGGGCGCATCGACTTTGAAGCTGAAATTCGGTAACAGAGGCCACAATATTCCGTGCACGTCCACCATTTCCGGAAAGTGCTACATCACGTCGCAGAACCACGGGTACGCTGTCGACACCGACACACTGACTCCCGGCTGgaaggagctgtttgtcAACGCGAACGACGGCTCGAACGAGGGTATTTACCACACGGAAAAGCCGTTCTTCTCGGTCCAGTTCCACCCAGAGTCCACCCCTGGTCCAAGAGACACAGAATTCCTGTTTGACACATTTATCCAGACCGTTATCGAGTTCAAGAGctccaagaaactcaagGCTGTGGAGTTCCCTGGCGGAAAAATCGACGAAAACAGAGCTCTGCATCCACGCGTGAACGCCAAGAAAGTGCTGGTTCTTGGTTCCGGTGGATTGTCCATTGGACAAGCCGGAGAGTTCGACTACTCTGGCTCGCAGGCCATCAAGGCCCTGAAAGAGGAAGGAATATACACCATCCTGATTAATCCTAACATTGCCACCATCCAGACCTCCAAGGGTCTGGCAGACAAGGTGTATTTCCTGCCTGTCACGCCGGAGTTTGTGAGAAAAGTCATCAAGCACGAGCGGCCAGATGCCATCTACTGCACCTTCGGTGGCCAAACCGCCCTCAACGTTGGTATCCAGTTGAAAGACGAGTTCGAGTCGCTTGGAGTCAAGGTTCTCGGTACGCCGATCGACACCATCATCACCACCGAGGACAGAGAGCTGTTTGCGCGGTCCATGGACGAGATTGGCGAGAAGTGCGCCAAGTCTCAGACTGCATCTTCCATTGACGAGGCGCTCGCTGCCGTGAAAGAAATCGGCTTCCCGGTCATTGTCAGAGCCGCCTACGCTCTGGGAGGTCTTGGATCTGGTTTCGCCGATAATGAACAGGAGCTCATGGACCTGTGTCAGAAGGCCTTTGCTGCCTCTCCCCAGGTGCTTGTTGAAAAGTCCATGAAGGGCTGGAAAGAAGTCGAGTACGAGGTTGTTCGTGACGCTTTCGACAACTGTATCACCGTCTGTAACATGGAGAATTTCGATCCGCTGGGAATCCACACCGGAGACTCGATCGTGGTTGCTCCGTCCCAGACTCTTTCTGACGAGGACTACAACATGCTCAGAACCACTGCCGTCAACGTCATCAGACATTTGGGTGTTGTTGGTGAGTGCAACATCCAATATGCTCTGAACCCGCTCTCGGAAGAATACTGCATTATTGAGGTCAACGCCAGACTTTCCAGATCGTCTGCGCTGGCTTCCAAAGCCACTGGATATCCGCTTGCCTACACTGCCGCCAAGCTTGGTTTGAACATCCCATTGAACGAAATCAAGAACTCTGTCACTAAGTCCACCTGTTCGTGTTTCGAGCCGTCGTTGGACTACTGTGTGGTGAAGATTCCAAGATGGgacctgaaaaaattcACCAGAGTCTCGACTTtgctgtcgtcgtccatgaAATCTGTTGGAGAGGTGATGAGCATAGGCAGAACGTTCGAGGAGGCTATTCAGAAAGCTATCAGGTCGACGGACTACCACAACATTGGTTTCAACAAGACAGAGGCCCTGATGTCCATCGACATCGATTCAGAGCTGCAGACACCTTCTGACCAGCGTCTCTTTGCCATTGCCAACGCCATGTCCGAGGGCTACACTGTTGACAAGATCCACAAGCTGACCAACATTGACAGATGGTTcctgaacaagctggagggACTGGTCAAGTACGCCGACAAGATCGCGTCATATGGCGTGAAGGAAAAGCTGCCAGCGTCGATTTTGAAGCaggccaagcagctcggcTTCGAGGACAGACAGATTGCCAAGTTCCTCAACTCCAACGAGGTGGCCATCAGAAGACTCAGAAAAGAGCACGGTATCGTTCCGTTCGTCAAGCAGATCGACACCGTCGCAGCAGAGTTCCCTGCCTACACCAACTACCTGTACATGACATACAACGCGGACTCCAGCGACGTCGATTTCAACGACAACGGTGTGATGGTGCTGGGTTCTGGTGTCTACAGAATAGGTTCTTCTGTCGAGTTCGACTGGTGTGCCGTCAGAGCCATCAGAACGCTGAGAGAACAAGGTTTCAAGACTATCATGGTCAACTACAACCCGGAAACCGTCTCTACCGATtacgacgaggccgacagACTGTATTTCGAGACCATCAACCTGGAGAGAGTGCTGGATATCTACGAGCTTGAAAAGTCTTCTGGTATCATTATTTCCATGGGTGGCCAGACCTCCAACAATATTGCTCTGCCTTTGCACAGACAAAATGTCAAGATTCTGGGTACCTCGCCGGAAATGATCGACTCGGCCGAAAACAGATACAAGTTCTCGAGAATGCTGGACAAGATCGGCGTCGACCAGCCGGCCTGGAAAGAGCTCACCTCGATCCAGGAGGCTGAGGAGTTCGCTGAGAAGGTCACATACCCTGTTTTGGTGAGACCGTCTTATGTTCTGTCTGGTGCTGCGATGAACACTGTTTATTCTAAGGCCGACCTGGCGTCGTATCTCTCGCAGGCCGTCGAGGTTTCTCCAGACTACCCCGTTGTTCTGACCAAGTACATTGAGAACGCCAAGGAGATCGAGATGGACGCCGTTGCCAAGGACGGAAAGCTGATCATGCACGTTGTTGCCGAGCACGTCGAGAACGCCGGCGTCCACTCTGGTGATGCCACATTGATTGTTCCTCCACAGGACCTGGACAAGGAGACCGTGAGCCGGATTGTCGAGGCCACGTCCAAGATCGGAAAGGCCCTGGACGTGACTGGACCGTTCAACATCCAGTTCATTGCCAAGaacaacgagatcaaggtGATCGAGTGTAACGTGAGAGCGTCGAGATCTTTCCCATTCAACTCCAAGGTGGTTGGCACCGACATGATCGAGATGGCTACCAAGGCCATCATGGACATTCCTGTGAAGCCGTACCCTGGCGAGAAGCTGCCGGACGACTACTGTGCTGTCAAGGTTCCCCAATTCTCGTTCTCGAGACTTTCAGGTGCCGACCCTGTTCTTGGTGTCGAGATGGCTTCTACCGGTGAGGTTGCCTGTTTCGGTCACAACAAGTACGAAGCCTATCTCAAGTCTTTGATTTCGACCGGCTTCCagctgccaaagaagaacattCTTCTGTCCATTGGTTCAttcaaggaaaaacaggAATTGTTGCCTTCCATCAAGAAATTGTACGAGCTCGGCTACAACCTGTTTGCGACGGCCGGAACTGCCGACTTCATCCAGGAACACGGTGTTCCAGTCAAGTATCTGGAGTTGCTGACTGACAGAGAGGACGACAAACAAAAGGCCGAGTACTCGCTGACGCAGCACCTGGCCAACAACCTGATCGACCTGTACATCAACCTGCCATCGGCCAACAGATTCAGAAGACCGGCCTCGTACGTGTCCAAGGGTTACAGAACAAGAAGGATGGCCGTTGACTATGCCGTTCCTTTGGTTACCAATGTCAAGAACGCCAAGCTTTTGATCGAGGCCATTGCCAGAAACCTGAGTCTGGAAGTGTCCAACATCGACGCGCAGACTTCGCACAAGACCGTTGAATTGCCAGGCCTGATTTCGATCTCCACGTTTGTGCCATCGTTCGAGTCGGACTCTGCTTCCGCCAACATCGAGGCCGTCACCAAGGCTGCTCTGGCCGCCGGATTCACTCTCACTTCCATCTCTCCAGTTACAGACTCTGGATCGTTCATTGTCGACGCCAGAACTCTGGCCAGGGCCCACGAGCTCGCCCAGGACTCCACCTACACGGACTTCTCGTTTGGCGTCGCTGCGACCGAGGAAAACCCGACCCAGATCCAGCACGTTTCCTCGCTCACGTCGTATCTGCTTGTGCGCTCGGAggagttcctcaagaacAAAATTGCATCCACTTCGGCACACTTTGGCGTCTGGCCGGAGAAAGAGCCAATTGTCACAGACACCAAGACCACCGACCTGGCCTCTGTGCTTTTGCTGGCCTCCCTTTACAACAGACAGATCCACGTCACCAACGTCACCAGCAAGGATGACCTGGCTCTGATCACCATGTCTAAGGGTAAAGGTCTGCAGGTGTCGTGCGACGTGTCTGTGTACTCGCTGTTTGTTTCGCAGGAAGAGTATCCTGGAGCAACCTTCCTGCCTACCAAGGAGGACCAAAAGGCTTTATGGGACAACTTGGACTCTGTTGACTGTTTCTCTGTCGGCGAGACGCCAAGTCTGCTTGCCCAACATGTTGGCCAGCCGGTGACTGCTGCCATCGGCATTGCTGACAcgctgccgctgctgctttcTGCCGTTGCGGAAGACAAGTTGACGTTTGAGGACATCGTTGCCAAATTGCACGACAACCCAatcaagatcttcaacCTGAGAGACAACGAGTCTATGATCGAGGTCGACGTTGACAGAGCCATGTCCTCACTCAAAACCAAGAGAAGCGTGTGGTCGCCATTCCAGTCCAAAAACCTCAAGGGTGCCGTTGAGAGAGTGCACATGAACGGCCAGACTGTCTGTCTAGAGGGCGAGTTTGTCGTTGCCGAGGCTCTCGGCAGAGAAAACGCCttccttgtccagcaccCATCATCTCTTGCCGGCACTCCGGCCGTGGCAGAGGCACAACTGGCTGCTTCGCCGGCTACCACCACCAGAAGAGCCTCGAGATACTCGTTTGACGGCGCCAGAAGATCCACCCTCATTGACTCTCTGAAAGACACCAGCGCAATTTCAGAGTCGCACGAGGGTCCGACCGGTGCCGACCTTGTTTCCTCGATGCCTCCAAGAGAGCTGTCGCTGCCAAATGCCATAATTTCCTACATCAAGGGCGACAATCCGTTCCTCAGAAACTCTGTTCTGTCGGTTAACCAGGTCTCCAGATACCATTTGCACGCTCTGTTTGCTGTTGCACAGGAGATGAGACTTGCTGTTGAAAGAGAAGGTGTTCTGGACGTGTTGAAGGGCCGCGTCCTGACCACggcctttttcgagccATCCACCAGAACCGCCTCGTCGTTCAACGCTGCTATGCAGAGACTGGGCGGTCGTGTTGTCTCGATTTCCGAACAGGGCTCCTCTGTCAAGAAGGGCGAGACTTTGCAGGACACTATCAGAACCATGGCGTGCTACTCCGACGCTATTGTCCTGAGACATCCTTCTGAGGAAAGTGCAGATATTGCTGCTAAATATTCTCCAGTTCCTATTATTAACGGTGGCAACGGCTCCAGAGAACACCCTACCCAGGCCTTCTTGGACCTGTTCACCATCAGAGAAGAGCTGGGTACTGTTAACGGAATCACGGTCACATTCATGGGAGACTTGAAGTATGGAAGACCGGTGCACTCTCTGTGCAAGCTACTGCAACACTACCAGGTGAGAATCCAGCTTGTTTCTCCTCCAGAACTGAGACTTCCGGAGAACATGAGAAAGAAGCTTGCCGACTCAGGAATGCTTGTTGGAGAGTCCACAGAGCTCACCAAGGAAATCATTGCCAAGTCTGACGTGCTGTACTGCACCAGAGTCCAGCAGGAAAGATTTGCCGACAAGGAGCAGTACGAGAGGCTGAAGGACTCGTATGCTGTTGACAACAGGATCCTTGCACACGCCAAACAGCACATGTGTGTGATGCATCCGCTTCCAAGAGTCAATGagatcaaggaggaggtggacTTTGACCAGAGAGCAGCCTACTTCAGGCAAATGCGTTACGGTTTGTTTGTGAGAATGGCATTGTTGGCCATGGTCATTGGTATTGATTTTTAA